The following are encoded in a window of Candidatus Methylomirabilota bacterium genomic DNA:
- a CDS encoding acyl-CoA dehydrogenase family protein encodes MPTTRGLNFYLEDRNFQLLCESVMDAETFARAAPHLTALGEIAGDELDELAAVADRNPPTLRAWDEQGRRVDEVVRHPAYLQMEAIAFGRFGLAAMAHRPGVLGWPDRVPQVVKYALSYLFAQSEFGLLCPVNMTDSCARLLGAFGSEELKARYLPHLTSTDPAALWQGTQWMTERTGGSDVGASTTVARRGADGQWRLWGDKWFTSVANAEVALTLARPEGAPAGTRGLGMFLVPKRLPDGGKNAWTINRLKDKLGSRSMATGEVTYAGAIGYVVGDLAAGFKQMMEMVNGSRLSNAMRAAGLMRRAVLESLVHARQRVAFGRPLAELPLLRSNLLSMLLDAEAAASVILNGAALLDRREAGAADARALARVWTPLAKYWITLRARDVVAEAMNVRGGNGYVEEWVNPRLLRDAYLGAIWEGSANVVALDVQRAILKDRGLDALAVFITDRLARVSEPAAKPWVDRVRAGLESLSRQTAAWAALPADERELQARPVADALYHLLAGALLLAEGQALRERGQGYRKLLAAGLYLERWLGPRGPGSPLFTGRQIGWLDALADWRPVEAAALADVEG; translated from the coding sequence ATGCCCACCACGAGAGGCCTGAACTTCTATCTGGAAGACCGCAACTTCCAGCTCCTCTGCGAGTCGGTGATGGACGCCGAGACGTTCGCGCGCGCGGCGCCGCATCTGACCGCGCTGGGCGAGATCGCGGGGGATGAGCTCGACGAGCTGGCCGCGGTGGCCGATCGCAACCCGCCGACGCTGCGCGCGTGGGACGAGCAGGGGCGGCGCGTGGACGAGGTGGTGCGCCACCCCGCCTATCTCCAGATGGAGGCGATCGCCTTCGGCCGCTTCGGCCTCGCGGCCATGGCGCATCGCCCCGGCGTGCTCGGCTGGCCCGACCGCGTCCCGCAGGTCGTGAAGTACGCGCTGTCGTATCTCTTCGCCCAGAGCGAGTTCGGGCTGCTCTGCCCGGTGAACATGACGGATTCGTGCGCGCGCCTGCTCGGGGCCTTCGGCAGCGAGGAGCTCAAGGCGCGCTATCTGCCGCATCTGACGTCCACCGATCCGGCCGCGCTCTGGCAGGGCACGCAGTGGATGACCGAGCGGACGGGGGGATCCGACGTGGGCGCGTCCACCACGGTGGCCCGGCGCGGAGCAGACGGGCAGTGGCGGCTCTGGGGCGACAAGTGGTTCACCTCGGTCGCCAACGCGGAGGTGGCGCTGACGCTGGCGCGGCCCGAAGGGGCGCCCGCGGGCACGCGCGGGCTTGGCATGTTCCTGGTGCCCAAGCGCCTGCCCGACGGCGGCAAGAACGCGTGGACCATCAACCGCCTCAAGGACAAGCTGGGCTCGCGCTCGATGGCCACCGGCGAGGTGACCTACGCGGGCGCGATCGGCTACGTGGTCGGCGATCTCGCGGCCGGGTTCAAGCAGATGATGGAGATGGTCAACGGCTCGCGGCTCTCCAACGCCATGCGCGCGGCGGGGCTCATGCGCCGCGCGGTGCTGGAGTCGCTGGTGCACGCCCGTCAGCGCGTGGCCTTCGGCCGGCCTCTCGCCGAATTGCCGCTCCTCCGCAGCAACCTGCTCTCGATGCTGCTGGACGCGGAGGCCGCGGCCTCGGTGATCCTCAACGGGGCCGCGCTGCTCGACCGGCGGGAGGCGGGCGCCGCCGACGCGCGCGCGCTCGCGCGGGTCTGGACGCCGCTCGCCAAGTACTGGATCACGCTCCGGGCCCGCGACGTGGTCGCCGAGGCCATGAACGTGCGGGGCGGCAACGGCTACGTCGAGGAGTGGGTGAACCCGCGCCTGCTGCGCGACGCGTACCTCGGCGCGATCTGGGAGGGCTCGGCCAACGTGGTGGCCCTCGACGTGCAGCGGGCGATCCTGAAGGACCGCGGGCTGGACGCGCTGGCCGTGTTCATCACCGACCGGCTGGCCCGGGTGAGCGAGCCGGCGGCCAAGCCGTGGGTCGACCGGGTGCGGGCCGGTCTGGAGTCGCTCTCGCGGCAGACCGCGGCGTGGGCCGCGCTGCCCGCCGACGAGCGGGAGCTGCAGGCGCGCCCCGTCGCGGACGCGCTCTATCACCTGCTGGCCGGCGCGCTGCTGCTCGCCGAGGGCCAGGCCCTGCGCGAGCGCGGCCAGGGCTACCGCAAGCTGCTCGCGGCCGGTCTCTATCTCGAGCGCTGGCTCGGGCCACGCGGGCCGGGGAGCCCGCTCTTCACCGGGCGCCAGATCGGGTGGCTCGACGCGCTGGCCGACTGGCGCCCGGTCGAGGCGGCCGCGCTGGCGGACGTGGAGGGCTGA
- a CDS encoding Xaa-Pro peptidase family protein, with product MARKPAAAPSKEAPTRKPDPTDPKHRWDRPIQAPGHTQVDFEERVDFRRLHDYRVGRVRRALAKSGLGALLLFDQYNIRYISGTVIGEWARDKLTRWCLLTGNGEPWVWDFGSAARHHRLYTPQLPPNQCLAGMVGMRGAVSPKAGLFEAAAREIRDILAREGVAGMPLGIDVVEPPFLFALQKAGVEVRDGQQVMLEARVIKNVDELVLLNMAAAMGDGVYQDIFEALKPGVRENEIVALANKRLYEMGSDCVEAINAISGERCSPHPHNFTDRIIRPGDQAFFDIIQTYVGYKTCYYRTFSVGRATSPQLTAYGKAREWMDAAIALIKPGVGTDRIARAFPRAQDIGFESEMAAFGLNFCHGLGLGLHERPIISRLNSFDDPMELQAGMVFAVETYCPATDGTSAARIEEEIIVTPEGAQIITLFPANELPIANRY from the coding sequence ATGGCGCGCAAGCCGGCCGCGGCGCCGTCGAAGGAAGCTCCGACGCGGAAGCCCGACCCGACCGACCCGAAGCACCGGTGGGACCGCCCCATCCAGGCGCCGGGTCACACCCAGGTGGACTTCGAGGAGCGCGTGGACTTCCGCCGTCTGCACGACTATCGCGTGGGCCGCGTCCGGCGAGCGCTCGCGAAGTCCGGCCTGGGCGCGCTCCTCCTCTTCGACCAGTACAACATCCGCTACATCTCCGGCACCGTGATCGGCGAATGGGCGCGCGACAAGCTGACCCGCTGGTGCCTGCTCACCGGCAACGGCGAGCCCTGGGTGTGGGACTTCGGCTCCGCCGCGCGGCATCACCGCCTCTACACCCCGCAGCTGCCGCCCAACCAGTGCCTGGCCGGCATGGTCGGCATGCGGGGCGCGGTGTCGCCGAAGGCCGGCCTCTTCGAGGCGGCGGCCCGCGAGATCCGCGACATCCTGGCCCGCGAGGGGGTGGCCGGCATGCCCCTCGGCATCGACGTGGTCGAGCCGCCGTTCCTCTTCGCGCTGCAGAAGGCGGGGGTCGAGGTGCGCGACGGTCAGCAGGTCATGCTGGAGGCGCGCGTCATCAAGAACGTCGACGAGCTGGTCCTCCTCAACATGGCCGCGGCCATGGGCGACGGCGTGTACCAGGACATCTTCGAGGCGCTCAAGCCGGGCGTGCGCGAGAACGAGATCGTGGCGCTCGCCAACAAGCGGCTCTACGAGATGGGCTCGGACTGCGTGGAAGCCATCAACGCGATCTCGGGCGAGCGCTGCTCTCCGCACCCGCACAACTTCACGGACCGCATCATCCGGCCGGGCGACCAGGCCTTCTTCGACATCATCCAGACCTACGTCGGCTACAAGACCTGCTACTACCGCACCTTCAGCGTGGGCCGCGCCACCTCGCCCCAGCTCACCGCCTACGGCAAGGCGCGCGAGTGGATGGACGCGGCGATCGCCCTGATCAAGCCGGGGGTGGGCACCGACCGCATCGCGCGCGCCTTCCCGCGCGCCCAGGACATCGGCTTCGAGAGCGAGATGGCGGCCTTCGGCCTCAACTTCTGCCACGGCCTGGGCTTGGGATTGCACGAGCGGCCGATCATCTCGCGGCTGAACTCGTTCGACGACCCGATGGAGCTGCAGGCCGGCATGGTCTTCGCGGTCGAGACCTACTGCCCGGCCACCGACGGCACCTCCGCGGCCCGCATCGAGGAGGAGATCATCGTGACGCCGGAAGGCGCCCAGATCATCACCCTCTTCCCGGCCAACGAGCTGCCGATCGCGAACCGGTACTAG
- a CDS encoding ATP-binding cassette domain-containing protein produces MKILEVVGLTCRVGGITLVDALSFTMEEGEILALCGPPRSGKTASVLCLSGQIPAESGRLIFDGREVTGLRPRELAGQGLVRSGLVPALPWSATAAELMALAVLWPRLGLLAALAAKWPDTRVRARVAALLERVGLSDHARSRRDDLSMLSLTRLRLAQALALRPRLLLLDEPLGALPVEDRVAVAGLISEIRAAGITVLLTEREPATAKTVADRVAILARGALVA; encoded by the coding sequence ATGAAGATCCTCGAAGTGGTGGGCCTCACCTGCCGGGTCGGCGGCATCACGCTGGTCGACGCCCTCTCGTTCACGATGGAGGAAGGCGAGATCCTGGCCCTGTGCGGCCCGCCTCGCTCCGGCAAGACCGCGTCGGTGCTCTGCCTGTCGGGTCAGATCCCCGCCGAGTCGGGCCGGCTCATCTTCGATGGGCGCGAGGTCACCGGCCTGCGCCCGCGCGAGCTGGCGGGCCAGGGCCTGGTCCGCTCCGGTCTCGTGCCCGCCCTGCCGTGGTCCGCGACGGCGGCCGAGCTCATGGCCCTGGCGGTGCTCTGGCCGCGACTCGGCCTCCTCGCCGCGCTGGCCGCGAAGTGGCCGGACACGCGGGTCCGCGCTCGCGTCGCGGCGCTGCTGGAGCGGGTCGGCCTGTCGGATCACGCGCGATCCCGGCGCGACGATCTGTCGATGCTGAGCCTGACGCGACTGCGTCTGGCCCAGGCCCTGGCGCTGCGGCCGCGACTGCTGCTGCTCGACGAGCCGCTCGGCGCGCTTCCGGTCGAGGATCGCGTCGCCGTCGCCGGGCTGATCTCCGAGATTCGCGCCGCCGGCATCACCGTGCTCCTGACCGAGCGCGAGCCGGCGACCGCGAAGACGGTGGCGGACCGGGTGGCGATACTGGCCCGCGGCGCGCTCGTGGCATGA
- a CDS encoding alpha/beta hydrolase, whose translation MTDDAPGPASHTFFSQRLRLHYVDWGNEDKPPLLLIHGGRDHCRNWDWTAAALRHDWHIIAPDLRGHGDSQWTADGSYSMTGYIYDLAQLIHGQRLAPVTIIAHSLGGNVALRYAGIYPETVARLVAIEGLGPSPRQWAERAATSIDLRMDEWILEQRRLAGRLPRRYGSIEDAFRRMQEENPHLSAEQARHLTVHGVNQNEDGTYSWKFDNYVRVFPPYDMRGQDIKHLWSRIACPTLLLYGTESRSGNPAEDGRAEPFRHATVVGIERAGHWLHHDRLDEFLRVVRDFLAVTAEAPPRIPPPPPRSPAASPPGRSGCRAR comes from the coding sequence ATGACCGACGATGCCCCCGGCCCCGCGTCGCACACCTTCTTCTCGCAGCGGCTGCGGCTGCACTACGTCGACTGGGGCAACGAGGACAAGCCGCCGCTGCTGCTGATCCACGGCGGCCGCGACCACTGCCGGAACTGGGACTGGACCGCGGCCGCGCTCCGCCACGACTGGCACATCATCGCCCCGGACCTGCGGGGTCACGGCGACAGCCAGTGGACGGCCGACGGCAGCTACTCCATGACGGGATACATCTACGACCTCGCCCAGCTGATCCACGGCCAGCGGCTGGCTCCGGTGACCATCATCGCCCACTCGCTGGGCGGTAACGTGGCGCTGCGCTATGCCGGGATCTATCCGGAGACGGTCGCCCGGCTCGTGGCGATCGAGGGGCTCGGGCCGTCCCCGCGGCAGTGGGCGGAGCGCGCCGCGACGAGCATCGACCTGCGCATGGACGAGTGGATCCTCGAGCAGCGCAGGCTCGCGGGCCGTCTGCCCCGTCGGTACGGCTCGATCGAGGACGCCTTCCGTCGTATGCAGGAGGAGAACCCGCATCTCTCCGCCGAGCAGGCGCGCCATCTGACGGTGCACGGCGTGAACCAGAACGAGGACGGCACCTATAGCTGGAAGTTCGACAACTACGTGCGCGTCTTTCCGCCGTACGACATGCGCGGGCAGGACATCAAGCACCTGTGGTCGCGCATCGCCTGTCCCACGCTCCTGCTCTACGGCACCGAGAGCCGCTCCGGCAATCCGGCCGAGGACGGCCGCGCCGAGCCGTTCCGCCACGCCACCGTCGTCGGCATCGAGCGCGCCGGGCACTGGCTGCACCACGACCGCCTCGACGAGTTCCTGCGCGTGGTCCGCGACTTCCTGGCGGTTACCGCCGAAGCCCCGCCACGAATCCCGCCACCGCCGCCCC